From Synergistales bacterium, one genomic window encodes:
- the nuoE gene encoding NADH-quinone oxidoreductase subunit NuoE — MDDREQRIAETRRIVDQYKTTQGALIPCLQHLQNTFGYLPAEALETASRELSIPLAEIYGVATFYAQFHLSPRGRHIIRICRGTACHVRGSATLLETLKETLHVEENGTTEDRRFTLEPVACLGACGLAPVITVDRKTYGRLGADDLPGILEQYP, encoded by the coding sequence TTGGACGACAGAGAACAGAGGATCGCCGAAACGCGGCGGATCGTCGACCAGTACAAAACCACACAGGGCGCCCTCATCCCCTGCCTGCAGCACCTCCAGAACACCTTCGGCTACCTGCCCGCAGAGGCACTGGAGACCGCTTCCCGGGAGCTCTCCATCCCTCTCGCCGAGATCTACGGGGTGGCCACCTTCTACGCCCAGTTCCACCTCTCGCCCCGGGGCCGGCACATCATCCGGATCTGCCGGGGGACGGCCTGCCATGTCAGGGGGAGCGCCACGCTGCTTGAGACGCTCAAGGAAACGCTCCACGTCGAGGAAAACGGCACCACCGAGGACAGACGGTTCACCCTCGAACCGGTGGCCTGCCTCGGGGCCTGCGGCCTGGCGCCGGTGATCACCGTGGATCGAAAGACCTACGGGCGGCTGGGCGCCGACGATCTCCCGGGCATCCTCGAGCAGTACCCGTAA
- a CDS encoding NADH-quinone oxidoreductase subunit NuoF, with protein MPTYQRQVLICGGTGCVASGSLELQEALKDRLEACGLTDRVLVLQTGCHGICEAGPIVVIHPEGTVYTEVRPEDAAEIVEEHLRRGRHVERLMQRDIHSFYAGQMRLTLQNCGRIDPERIEEYIAYDGYQGLANALFSMTPEEVVEQVALSGLRGRGGGGFPTGKKWEFCARAGGGKKYVICNADEGDPGAFMDRSLLEGDPNAILEGMAIGAYAMGADEGYIYCRTEYPLAVERLHTAIAQAEEYGLLGDNIMGTDFSFHVHIKEGAGAFVCGEETALMASIEGKRGTPRPRPPFPADSGLWGKPTNINNVETWGQIPQIILKGGDWYNAVGTERSRGTKVFALTGKVNNTGLVEVPMGITLREIIFDIGGGIRKGKGFKAVQIGGPSGGCLTEEHLDLPVSYESLSEAGAIMGSGGLVVMDDETCIVDVARFFLEFTQAESCGKCPPCREGTKKMLDILNRITEGEGSPEDIDTLERLAYQIRETSLCGLGQTAPNPVLTTLRYFRDEYMAHIEEKRCPAGVCQALTGYSIDPDRCVGCTKCAQVCPVQAIQGERGTPHSIDRETCIQCGACVKACPVQAISRS; from the coding sequence ATGCCAACCTACCAGAGGCAGGTGCTGATCTGCGGCGGCACAGGCTGCGTCGCCAGCGGGAGCCTCGAACTGCAGGAAGCGCTGAAAGACCGTCTGGAAGCGTGCGGACTGACCGATCGCGTACTGGTGCTCCAGACAGGATGCCACGGAATCTGCGAAGCCGGTCCGATCGTCGTCATCCATCCGGAGGGCACCGTGTACACCGAGGTCCGGCCGGAGGACGCCGCGGAGATCGTAGAGGAACATCTGCGCCGCGGGCGACACGTAGAGCGGCTGATGCAGCGGGACATCCACTCCTTCTACGCCGGCCAGATGCGCCTCACGCTGCAGAACTGCGGCCGCATCGACCCGGAGCGTATCGAGGAATACATCGCCTACGACGGATACCAGGGCCTGGCCAACGCCCTCTTCTCCATGACACCCGAAGAGGTGGTCGAACAGGTCGCGCTCTCGGGACTCCGCGGCCGTGGCGGGGGCGGCTTCCCCACAGGCAAAAAGTGGGAGTTCTGCGCCCGCGCCGGGGGCGGGAAGAAATACGTCATCTGCAACGCCGACGAAGGCGACCCGGGGGCCTTCATGGACCGTTCGCTCCTCGAAGGGGATCCCAATGCGATCCTGGAGGGGATGGCCATCGGCGCCTACGCCATGGGCGCCGACGAAGGGTACATCTACTGCCGTACGGAATACCCCCTGGCCGTCGAACGCCTCCACACCGCCATCGCGCAGGCGGAGGAATACGGCCTGCTGGGCGACAACATCATGGGAACGGACTTCTCCTTCCATGTCCACATCAAGGAAGGGGCGGGCGCCTTCGTCTGCGGCGAGGAGACCGCCCTCATGGCCTCCATAGAGGGGAAACGGGGGACCCCCCGTCCCCGTCCGCCCTTTCCCGCCGACTCCGGGCTCTGGGGGAAGCCCACCAACATCAACAATGTGGAGACCTGGGGGCAGATACCCCAGATCATCCTGAAGGGAGGAGACTGGTACAACGCCGTCGGCACGGAGCGGTCCAGGGGGACGAAGGTCTTCGCCCTCACCGGCAAGGTGAACAACACGGGGCTCGTGGAGGTCCCCATGGGGATCACCCTCCGGGAGATCATCTTCGACATCGGCGGTGGGATCCGGAAGGGCAAGGGATTCAAAGCAGTGCAGATCGGGGGACCCTCGGGGGGATGCCTCACCGAGGAGCACCTCGACCTCCCGGTGAGCTACGAATCGCTCAGCGAGGCGGGTGCCATCATGGGCTCCGGCGGCCTGGTCGTCATGGACGACGAGACCTGCATCGTCGATGTGGCGCGTTTCTTCCTGGAGTTCACCCAGGCGGAGTCCTGCGGCAAATGCCCACCCTGCCGCGAGGGGACCAAAAAGATGCTGGACATCCTGAACCGCATCACCGAAGGAGAGGGCTCGCCGGAGGACATCGACACCCTCGAACGGCTGGCGTACCAGATCAGGGAGACCTCCCTCTGCGGCCTCGGGCAGACAGCCCCGAACCCCGTTCTGACCACCCTCCGCTATTTCCGCGACGAGTACATGGCCCATATCGAGGAGAAGCGCTGCCCCGCAGGGGTCTGCCAGGCACTGACGGGGTATTCCATCGACCCGGACAGATGCGTAGGGTGCACCAAGTGCGCCCAGGTGTGCCCCGTACAGGCTATCCAGGGAGAACGGGGCACCCCGCACTCCATCGACAGGGAAACGTGCATTCAGTGCGGCGCCTGTGTCAAGGCCTGTCCGGTACAGGCGATCAGCCGCTCGTAG